In the Bacillus shivajii genome, one interval contains:
- a CDS encoding putative bifunctional diguanylate cyclase/phosphodiesterase: MQKSKHPSSNRSVFKICLVYFILGTLWITFTDHAVFRLFDDSQAGVVLQTTKGLLYIFITSIVLYFFIQKYFRQNETIYNEWVEEKKRHIETLKNNEKKLNHLVSHDFLTNLPNRYRLNQDLEKVINKEDVNIALIILDIDRFKTINDTFGHHFGDELLHQLAKRLHASVHTYPVKVYRLGGDEFTIVITSYQNIEHLCLILDGIRREISLPYDIHHQKIEVSFSMGVSIYQEDAHDITALFKHADIAMYTAKDSGGNNYKFYLEESKLKVDSFRLEHELKDSIKRNELKLYYQPRYDFHNERIDGVEALVRWHHPERGLISPADFIPIAEEMGYISKLGHWVIEQSFKQLQIWHQEGMKLSVAINLSAKQLSQKFFLEDILELMKKYRIDPVYVEFEVTETMVMYNLETSIQFLKRLKGLGFKVALDDFGTGYSSLNYLKIIPTDYMKIDRTFIKEIPKNKVDTSIVKSLLQLGKDLKIHVIAEGVEDSETISFLREHDCGGMQGYFLSKPVEAEKIQEIVKDSHTLPL, translated from the coding sequence ATGCAGAAAAGCAAACATCCTTCCTCAAATCGCAGTGTTTTTAAAATTTGCCTTGTGTATTTCATTTTAGGAACGTTATGGATAACCTTTACTGATCATGCAGTTTTTCGTTTGTTTGATGATTCTCAAGCAGGTGTTGTTCTTCAAACAACAAAGGGTTTATTGTATATTTTCATCACTTCAATCGTGCTCTATTTTTTCATCCAAAAATATTTTCGCCAAAACGAAACGATATACAATGAATGGGTCGAAGAAAAAAAACGCCACATTGAAACACTGAAAAATAATGAAAAAAAGTTAAACCACCTTGTTAGTCATGATTTCTTAACGAACTTACCGAATCGCTATAGATTAAATCAAGACTTAGAAAAGGTAATTAACAAAGAAGATGTTAACATTGCCCTGATTATTTTAGATATTGACCGTTTCAAAACGATTAACGACACGTTTGGGCACCACTTCGGTGATGAACTGTTACACCAGTTAGCAAAGCGCCTTCACGCTTCTGTTCATACGTATCCAGTGAAAGTTTATCGGCTTGGCGGTGACGAGTTTACGATTGTGATCACCTCATACCAAAACATCGAGCACTTATGCCTTATATTAGATGGGATCAGGCGAGAAATTAGTCTGCCATACGACATTCATCACCAAAAGATTGAAGTGTCATTTAGCATGGGCGTTTCTATTTACCAAGAAGATGCCCACGATATTACTGCACTTTTTAAGCATGCTGATATTGCCATGTATACGGCCAAAGATTCTGGCGGGAATAATTATAAGTTTTACTTAGAAGAATCCAAATTAAAAGTCGATTCATTCAGGCTTGAACACGAACTGAAAGATAGTATTAAAAGGAATGAATTAAAGCTTTATTACCAACCACGGTATGATTTTCACAACGAGAGGATAGATGGAGTAGAGGCACTTGTACGGTGGCACCACCCTGAACGAGGACTGATTTCACCAGCTGATTTTATTCCAATCGCTGAAGAGATGGGGTATATTTCAAAGCTTGGACATTGGGTAATTGAACAGTCATTTAAACAGCTGCAAATTTGGCATCAAGAAGGCATGAAGCTAAGTGTTGCAATCAACTTATCTGCAAAACAACTTTCTCAAAAATTCTTCTTAGAAGATATATTAGAATTAATGAAAAAGTATAGAATAGATCCTGTTTATGTCGAGTTTGAAGTGACAGAAACGATGGTGATGTATAATTTAGAGACATCGATCCAATTCTTAAAAAGACTTAAAGGACTTGGTTTCAAAGTTGCACTTGATGATTTTGGAACTGGGTATTCTTCATTAAATTACTTGAAAATCATCCCTACAGATTATATGAAAATTGACCGAACCTTTATTAAAGAGATTCCAAAAAATAAAGTTGATACGTCAATCGTTAAATCTCTATTACAACTAGGAAAAGACTTAAAAATACATGTTATTGCTGAGGGTGTAGAGGACAGTGAAACCATTTCATTTTTAAGAGAACATGATTGCGGGGGCATGCAAGGGTATTTTTTAAGTAAACCGGTTGAAGCAGAAAAAATTCAAGAAATTGTAAAGGACAGTCACACACTACCTCTATAA
- the treC gene encoding alpha,alpha-phosphotrehalase produces the protein MSLNEWWRRSVVYQIYPKSFNDTMGTGVGDLQGIIEKLDYLKELGVDVIWLTPVYKSPQKDNGYDISDYYNIHEEYGTMEDFDQLLEEAHKRDLKIIMDIVVNHTSTEHKWFKESQSSKDNPYRNYYIWKDPVDGKEPTNWQSKFGGNAWEYDEKTGQYYLHLFDVTQADLNWENEEVRENVYEMMHYWFEKGVDGFRLDVINLISKDQSFPNDDGSVAPGDGRKFYTDGPRVHEFMQEMNKKVFSKYDVMTVGEMSSTTIDHCIKYTRPDRNELSMTFNFHHLKVDYPNGEKWTTAPFDFKALKQILSTWQVEMNKGGGWNALFWCNHDQPRIVSRYGNDEEYHNESAKMLATTIHMMQGTPYIYQGEEFGMTNPKFETIDAYRDVETLNIYKEMKENGVPQERIMEIIKEKSRDNSRTPVQWNDSTNGGFTEGTPWIPVASNYKKINAEAALKDEQSVFYHYKKLIQLRKELDILTYGDYNLILDDDDRLFAYVREMEGEKLLVINHFYDGEATFEAPEGLGINNYHVELIVSNYTDSPEDPRSITLRPYESLVYHLKEA, from the coding sequence ATGAGTTTAAATGAATGGTGGAGACGTTCTGTCGTCTATCAAATTTATCCGAAAAGCTTTAATGATACGATGGGAACGGGTGTAGGTGATTTACAAGGAATTATTGAGAAACTCGATTATTTAAAGGAACTTGGCGTTGATGTGATATGGCTGACTCCTGTCTATAAGTCCCCGCAAAAAGATAATGGATACGATATTAGTGATTACTATAATATCCATGAAGAGTATGGGACGATGGAAGACTTCGATCAACTTCTTGAAGAAGCGCATAAACGAGATCTTAAAATTATTATGGACATCGTGGTGAACCACACGTCAACAGAGCATAAGTGGTTTAAAGAGTCTCAGTCGTCAAAGGATAATCCATATCGAAACTATTACATTTGGAAGGATCCTGTTGACGGGAAAGAACCAACCAACTGGCAGTCAAAGTTCGGAGGCAATGCTTGGGAGTATGATGAGAAAACAGGCCAATATTATTTGCATTTATTTGATGTAACGCAAGCCGATTTAAACTGGGAAAACGAAGAAGTCCGTGAAAACGTTTATGAAATGATGCACTACTGGTTTGAAAAAGGTGTTGATGGCTTCCGTCTTGATGTCATTAACCTTATTTCAAAAGATCAAAGCTTTCCTAATGATGACGGATCTGTTGCTCCTGGAGATGGTCGGAAGTTTTACACAGATGGACCGAGAGTACATGAATTTATGCAAGAAATGAACAAAAAAGTTTTCTCAAAGTATGATGTGATGACAGTTGGGGAAATGAGTTCAACGACGATAGACCATTGCATCAAATATACACGTCCTGATCGAAATGAATTGAGCATGACATTTAACTTTCATCATTTGAAGGTAGACTACCCGAATGGTGAAAAGTGGACAACTGCTCCATTTGATTTTAAAGCGCTAAAACAAATCCTTTCTACATGGCAAGTCGAGATGAATAAAGGTGGTGGTTGGAATGCACTATTTTGGTGTAACCACGACCAGCCAAGAATTGTGAGTCGTTACGGAAATGATGAAGAGTACCATAATGAATCGGCAAAAATGCTTGCAACAACGATTCATATGATGCAAGGTACGCCTTACATTTACCAAGGCGAAGAATTTGGGATGACAAACCCGAAGTTTGAAACAATTGACGCATATCGTGATGTTGAAACCCTTAATATTTATAAAGAAATGAAAGAAAACGGTGTGCCTCAAGAGCGGATTATGGAAATCATTAAAGAAAAATCCCGTGATAATTCGCGTACGCCTGTTCAGTGGAATGATTCTACTAATGGAGGATTCACAGAAGGAACGCCGTGGATTCCTGTGGCGTCTAACTATAAAAAGATTAATGCAGAAGCTGCATTAAAAGATGAACAATCGGTTTTTTATCATTATAAAAAACTCATTCAACTAAGAAAAGAGTTAGACATTTTAACTTACGGAGATTATAACCTCATTCTTGATGATGATGACCGCTTATTTGCTTATGTGAGAGAAATGGAAGGTGAGAAGTTGCTCGTGATTAATCATTTTTATGACGGCGAAGCAACGTTTGAAGCTCCAGAAGGACTAGGAATAAACAACTATCATGTTGAGCTTATTGTTTCAAACTATACCGATTCACCAGAAGACCCTCGGTCAATAACATTACGACCGTATGAGTCATTAGTTTATCATTTGAAAGAAGCATGA
- the treR gene encoding trehalose operon repressor codes for MKNKYIQIYREIADDIREGKYAPQSKLPSEHEFMDIFNTSRETIRKALTLLAENGFIQKVQGKGSIVLDARKFDFPISGLVSFKELAERLGDNHQTHIENLETIFPDENLQQHLQVGPQEQVWEVHRVREIDGERIILDKDYLNKQYIESLTKEICESSIYAYIEKELGYTISFAKKEIVVEEPTEGDRSLLDLDGFANIVVVKNYVYFDDATLFQYTESRHRPDKFRFVDFARRTGR; via the coding sequence ATGAAAAATAAGTATATCCAAATCTATCGTGAAATTGCAGATGACATTCGTGAGGGAAAATATGCCCCTCAATCAAAGCTTCCGTCAGAACATGAGTTTATGGACATCTTTAACACTTCCAGGGAAACGATTCGCAAAGCATTGACCTTACTTGCTGAGAATGGTTTTATTCAAAAAGTTCAAGGGAAAGGTTCAATTGTTCTTGATGCTAGGAAGTTTGATTTTCCGATCTCGGGACTCGTTAGCTTTAAAGAGTTAGCAGAACGACTTGGAGATAATCATCAAACACATATTGAAAATCTGGAAACGATCTTTCCTGATGAAAATCTTCAACAGCATTTGCAAGTTGGACCTCAAGAACAAGTGTGGGAAGTTCATCGTGTTCGAGAAATTGATGGTGAGCGAATTATTTTAGATAAAGATTACTTAAACAAACAGTACATTGAATCATTGACGAAGGAAATTTGTGAAAGCTCGATTTATGCTTATATCGAAAAAGAGTTAGGATATACAATAAGTTTTGCGAAAAAGGAAATCGTTGTTGAAGAACCGACAGAAGGTGATCGATCCCTACTCGATTTGGATGGTTTTGCTAATATTGTTGTTGTAAAGAACTACGTTTATTTTGATGATGCGACCCTTTTTCAATATACTGAATCACGCCACCGGCCAGATAAGTTTCGTTTTGTAGACTTTGCAAGACGAACTGGACGGTAA